In Haloarcula limicola, the genomic stretch GATTTCCGCTGCTACACGCGCAAACGAACCGTATATATCCGAAAAACCATGATAGATTTGGCGTGCGAACTGTTGACAAAGGCAGAAGCGTTCTGCTCTAAAGAACAAGCTTTTGACCCTCCCGTTCGTAGCGTCCGTATGGACGACACACCGGAGTACGCCGTCGAAGCGACCGGAACCTCGCTGTCGGTCCTCGAAGCGCTCGTCGCCCACGAGGGACCGCTAGGCGTCACGGCTCTGGCCGACCGCGTCGACGTCTCGAAGAGCGTGGTCCACAATCACCTCTCGACACTTCGCGCACACGGCTACGTCGTCAAGCGGGTCGACGGCTACGAACCGTCGCTGCGGACGCTGAATCTGGGCAACCGGACGCGGGAGAAACTGCCGGTCTACCGGGACGCAAAGCAGGCTCTCGACAACCTCGCGGCCGCCAGCGGCGAGACCACCACGCTGTTCGTCCTCGAAGCGAACGCGGCCGTCCCGGCGTACATCTCGCAGCCGTCGAACGGGTGGGACCCCGAGTTTCGGGAGGGCGAGCGGCTCCCGATTCACGTCAACGCGCCCGGGAAATCGATACTGGCGTCGCTGCCCGACGACCGCGTCGAGGAGATATTAAACGGCACTCAACTCCGCGCACAGACCGAAGCGACCATCACCGACGCCGACGCGCTCGAAGACCAGATCAGCCGCGTCCGAGACGACGGCATCGCGTTCTGCAGAGAAGAACATTACGAGGGGATCGTCGGCGTCGCCGCGCCGCTCCAGACGGGCGAGGAAGATTACGTCGCCGCACTCGGCGTCTGTGGCCCCGTAGACCGACTGAGCGGCCGATACCTCGAAGAGGACATCACCGGCCAAGTGCTCAGCACTGCGAAGTCGGTGCAGGTCACGCTCACGAGCAACTGACAGCCGACCTACCGGTCTCCATAACACTGGTACGTTCGTTATCTCCCACTCTGTTCTGATATCCGTCCGATGTCGATATTCGGCTCGGTATAGGTATCTATCTCATCGATATCTCCCTACTCGCCATATCTATCGATATGATTCTCGCTAATCCGGGCTAGTTTCTCTAATTTTGGTATTATAGTTCTCTTTTTAGAATATCTATCTGTGAAAATGCGCTAAGTCTCTCGATATAGTCCAGGATATGCGTACCTAGGGAGAAAGCGTCGGATACCACACCTCCGGAAGCGGCGCGTTCGCTCGCACAGCCCTCGTATCCGTGGCTGTGCGAGGAAAGTATCGGGTACGACCCTGACGGTTCACCACCACTCGGTCATCGCAGCCCGGTCCGCACGTCCTTCGCGACCGTCGCCCACTGCCAGGCCGCCACACGCTCGACCGCAGTTCGAACTGTTTAAGGGCGCGAATACGGAACAGTCGATAACTCGCTGGACGACGGGCGCCAGCGGGCACCTGCGTGTGCAGGTCGGGATGTGAGCCGCCGACGCGACGTCTGTCGCGGGCGACTTGAACCACGCAACGCCCGTGGTGAAACACAATGGCACGAAGTGCATACTCGTACATCCGAGACGCGTGGCAGAGCCCCAAGGAAGGCAAACTCGCCGAGCTGCAGTGGCAGCGACAGCAGGAGTGGCGCGAACAGGGCGCGGTCGAGCGCATCGAGCGCCCGACCCGCCTCGATAAGGCCCGCTCGCAGGGTTACAAGGCCAAGCAGGGCGTCGTCGTCGCTCGCGTCTCCGTCCGCAAGGGGAGCGCGCGCAAGCAGCGTCACAAAGCCGGACGCCGGACGAAGCGTCAGGGCGTCACGCGCATCACCCGCCGGAAGGACATCCAGCGCGTCGCCGAGGAACGCGCCGCCCGCGTCTACCCGAACCTGCGCGTGCTCAACAGCTACTCCGTGGGGCAGGACGGCAGCCAGAAGTGGCACGAAATCATCCTCGTCGACCCCGAGCACCCGGCCATCCAGAACGACGACGACCTCTCGTGGATCTGTGAAGACCACCAGGCCGACCGCGTCTTCCGCGGGCTGACCGGTGCCGGCCGTCGCAACCGCGGTCTCGACACGAAGGGCAAGGGCGCGGAGAAGACCCGACCGTCCATCCGCTCGAACCGCGGCAAGGGCAAGTAAGCGACCGTTCGCTGCGGTTTTCGGTTTCTCCGCTTTCTCCCGGTTTTCCGTTTCCTACGTCGCTCTCGCTATCGGCAGTTCCGCGTGTCTTCGGCGTCGGAAAGACCGGCGACCGCTACCCGCGCCACGTCGGCTGGCCGTGGCTGGCGATCTCCGGCTGCATCGCCCCCGAGCCGCGTTCGGAGACGGCGCTGACGGCGTAGAACGTCGCCTCGGGGTCGCCGTTGCGCCGCCAGTGCCACCAAGTCCGCGCTAAGAGCCAGAGGCGACGGCGGCGGGTCAGGTCAGGCGTCGCCGTGAGCACGTCGTACTCCCGTTCCCGGATGAGCCGGTGGTGTTCCGCGTACAGCACCGCCGCCAGTAGGACGCCGAACTGGCAGTCCTCGGGCAGGTAGCGGATGCCCGTGACGCCCTCGCGGTACAGCTCTTCCGTGCGAGTCAGCTCCTCTTCCATCACCGCGCGGAACGCGTCGTCGACCTCGGCGTCCGCGAGTTGCGCCTCGGTGACGCCGTGACGGGAGAGCGTCTCCTGGGGGAGGTACACCCGGCCGTAGTCGTGGATGTCCTCGCGCACGTCACGGAGGAAGTTCGAGAGCTGAAACGCCTCCGCCAGCGCCGCGGCGTGAGGCAGCGCCTCCTCCTTGCCGGGCGGATCCATCACCATCGTCATCATGTTGCCGACGGCGACGGCCGACCCGCGCATGTACCCCCGGAGGTCCTCGAACGTCTCGTAGCGGGCCCGGTCGATGTCCATCTCCATCGCGTCGACGAAGACGTTCACCTCCTCGTCGGGGATGTCGTGTTCGGCGCGGAGGTCCTGAAACGCCGAGAGGACGACGCCGTCGTCGGTGTCGTCCGGTTCGCGGTTCCCGAGCGCTGTCTCCCGAATCGCTTCGAGTCGCTCGTGCTGGACGGCGGGAGGCGGGCCGTCCGGTTGGTCGACCACCTCGTCCGCGATACGGAAGAAGGCGTACATCACGTAGGTCGGATGGCGGATGCGCTCCGGGAGCAGGCGGGTAGCGAGATGGAACGTGCGACCGGTCTGCTGTTGGATCGATTTGCTGGTACGGATATTGTCAGATGACATTGAGTTCTGGCGACGGGGTGGTGGGTGAGTGGTGTTCGGATCGCGACGGTCGCGGCAGGGGGCGGAGTCGGTTTTCGTCCGCCGTCAGTAGTTCGGACCGCGGTTCATGTCACGGGTACGACATCATAGACCCGAGTGACACTTCGTCTACATACACGTACGGAGAGTACGGCTTTAAACTGTGTGCCCAACTGCTTTGGACGAATCGCGGCGTCCGCCGGGTCGTCGACGACGAGGGCACCTCACCAGGTCTCGAAGACCGCTTCGAGCAGCTTCCGCTCGCCGGCCCGGAGGTGCTGATGGAACGTCGAGGGGCAGATGTCCATCGATTCGGCCAGTTCCTCGCCAGAGACGTCGCGGGGCCACTCGAAGAAGCCGCCGAGATACCCCTTGCGAAGCGCCGTCAGCTGACGGTTGGTCAAGTCGTCTTCGAGCGTGGCGAGGAACGCCTGCCGCGACATCGGCGGTTCGTCGCGGTCGCGGACCGACAGCAGGTCCGTCCCGGGGTGGGCGTCCCGGACGTGTTCGACGACGGCGCGGGTCTCGGTGGCGGCCGGAAGCACCGCGGTGACGACGGCGTGGTCGGGCGTGACGACGATATCCCGGGTCTCCGCCCCTCGGTCGGCCAGTAGCGAGACGACGGGCGGGTCCGCGACGGTGAACTCGAACAGCGACGTCGACTCCGTCGTCGAGACGTGCGTGACGGCGCTGACCTGCGGGTGGTCGGCGGCCGTCGCACACACCGCCGAGGGGTCGTCGGTCTCGACGAGGAAGAACATCGCCGACTCCTCCTCGCCCGCGACGCTGCCGCCGTACTCCATCCGACAACCCAGTTCGCGCGCCAGCGAGAGGAAGAAGACGTCGTCGTCGCGTATCTGGAGTTCCAGTTCGGTGAAGTTGTCCGCCGTGAGCAGGCGACTGGTCTCCGTCGCGTCGATCGCCGTCGAGACCGCCTGCCCGACGGCACCGAGGACCGCGCGCTCGCGCGGGTCGAACACGTCGTCTCTGTCGGCGTACACCGTGAGTACGCCGTACAGGGATTCACCCGCGACGAGCGGGACGGCCGCCAGCGACGCGACGTCCTCGCCCGCGAGTTCGCGGTGGACGGCGCGTATCTCGCCGGTCTCGACCTGAATCGTTTCGGTTCGGGCGGCGACCGCGACGGGGTCGTCGTCGGTCACCGGGATGCCCACGTCCGTCCCGTCGCCGTCGGGTCCGGCAGCCGACACCGCCGCCGGACGGAGGGTCTCGTCGCGGACGTCGAACTCGGCGATCCACGCGAAGCGGTACGAATCCACGGACGCCAGCCGGTCGACGACCGTCTGTTGGATCTCCGAGCGCGACCCCGCGGTCATCACGTCGCCGACGACCGCCGTGACGAGTCCGTCGAGTCGGTCGAGGAGGTGTTCGAGTTTCGAGCGCTCCGCTCGCAGCTGCTCGCTGCGGCGCTCGGCGTCCAGTTCGGCGAGTTTCCGCTGTGTGATGTCGACGTGCGCGACGACGACGCTGCCCGCTTCCTCGGGCGGCAACGGCGCGACGCGCATCAGAAACCACTGTTTCTCTTCGGGAGTGTGACACGGGTACTCCAAGGTGAAGAGGTCCTGGTCGCCGTCCATGACCGCCTTCAGCCCCGCGACGGCCTCGGCGGCGTACTCGTCGGCTTCGACGTCCGTCGTCTCGAAGTAGTTCACGCCCTGCATGTCGCCGTCGTCCACGCCGGCGAACTCCCGCCAGGCGCGGTTCGTCACGAGGATCGTGCCGTCGTCGTCGAGGACGGCGACGTTGATGGGCAGCGTATCGAGCGTCGCACGCGCGAGTGTCTCTGGTGGCTTCATCGCGGTAGATCCGGCACGGTGGGCCGATAGCAGGTGTAATGGCGGCATCCGAATAAACGTGTGGACGGGCGACCCCATCAGATGGGTATCGGGAACGTCCCCCGAGTGGCCGCCCGGCGAAAACATCTATATCGTGGGGGTCGCTATCTCGGTGTATGTTCGGCTCCCGGACGGACCGGGAGATGGTGACCTGCATCGCCTGCGGGGAACGCCTCTCGCGGTCGGACGCCCGCGAATACGACAAGCACGGCGACCGGTGGGACCGCCGGGACAAGACCTTCGAGTACGTCTGTAAGGCCTGTTTCGGCGAGATGTCACGTCACCCGAGAGGCGACCTCGAAGCGACGCTCGACGCCGCCGGCGCGGGCGAGACCGACCGCGAGACGTTTCTGGAGCAGTTCCGAGAGCTGTCTCGGAGCGAGTCGGAGTGAGAGTCGCGAGCAGTCGAGATATCCCCACCCCGACAGTCCTAACTACACCCTGGGCGTAGCCGGGGACATGACCACCGAAGACGCCCAGTCGGCCGCAGGGACGCCGGAGGGGCAGGGCCCCGTCGAGATCGACGAAGAGGTCGCCCGCCACATGGAGAACAAGCGCGAGGAACTGTTCGAGAAGTTCGGCATCCGCGACGAGTTCCCGCCCGAGGTCCTCGAAGAGGCCGAGGAGCGCACCCAGGACGTGCAGGCCGAGATTCAGGACGAGGGCGAGGAGCGCCGGGACCTCCGGGACCTGACGACGTGGACGACCGACCCGATCGACGCCCAGGACTTCGACGACGCCATCTCCGTCGAGGAGCGCGACGACGAGTACGTCCTCTGGGTCCACATCGCCGACGTGACCCACTACGTCAACCCCGATACGGCGATGTGGGACGAGGCCGTCGAGCGCGGGAACACCGTCTATCTGCCGGGGTACACCATCCACATGCTCCCGCCGGTGCTCGCAGAGACCGTCTGCTCGCTGGTCCCCAACGAGGACCGACTGGCCCACACCGTCGAGATGCACCTCGACAAGGACGACCTGGGCTACGACGAGATCGAGATCTACAAGTCCGTCATCGAGAGCGACGCCCGCCTGACCTACACCGAGGCCGAGAACTTACTCGACGACCCCGACAGCGCCGGCGACCACTTAGAAGACGATAGCGTCGACCTCGCCGAGAAGACCCGCGAGGTCTGGGAACTGGCCGACCGGATGCACGAGCAGCGAAAGGAGGAGGGGTCGCTCGTCCTCAACCCCGCGCGGGACCGCGCCCACACCATCATCGAGGAGTGCATGCTGAAGGCCAACAAGGCCGTCACGCACGAACTCATGTGGGGCCGCGGCGTCGAGGCGATGTACCGCGTCCACCCCCAGCCCAGCCCCGACGAGTGGGACGAGGCGCTGGTCGAGATCCAGGAACTCGACGGCGTCTCCATCCCCGGCTCGGCGTGGG encodes the following:
- a CDS encoding IclR family transcriptional regulator, translating into MDDTPEYAVEATGTSLSVLEALVAHEGPLGVTALADRVDVSKSVVHNHLSTLRAHGYVVKRVDGYEPSLRTLNLGNRTREKLPVYRDAKQALDNLAAASGETTTLFVLEANAAVPAYISQPSNGWDPEFREGERLPIHVNAPGKSILASLPDDRVEEILNGTQLRAQTEATITDADALEDQISRVRDDGIAFCREEHYEGIVGVAAPLQTGEEDYVAALGVCGPVDRLSGRYLEEDITGQVLSTAKSVQVTLTSN
- a CDS encoding 50S ribosomal protein L15e, translated to MARSAYSYIRDAWQSPKEGKLAELQWQRQQEWREQGAVERIERPTRLDKARSQGYKAKQGVVVARVSVRKGSARKQRHKAGRRTKRQGVTRITRRKDIQRVAEERAARVYPNLRVLNSYSVGQDGSQKWHEIILVDPEHPAIQNDDDLSWICEDHQADRVFRGLTGAGRRNRGLDTKGKGAEKTRPSIRSNRGKGK
- a CDS encoding phytoene/squalene synthase family protein, which translates into the protein MSSDNIRTSKSIQQQTGRTFHLATRLLPERIRHPTYVMYAFFRIADEVVDQPDGPPPAVQHERLEAIRETALGNREPDDTDDGVVLSAFQDLRAEHDIPDEEVNVFVDAMEMDIDRARYETFEDLRGYMRGSAVAVGNMMTMVMDPPGKEEALPHAAALAEAFQLSNFLRDVREDIHDYGRVYLPQETLSRHGVTEAQLADAEVDDAFRAVMEEELTRTEELYREGVTGIRYLPEDCQFGVLLAAVLYAEHHRLIREREYDVLTATPDLTRRRRLWLLARTWWHWRRNGDPEATFYAVSAVSERGSGAMQPEIASHGQPTWRG
- a CDS encoding bacterio-opsin activator domain-containing protein; the protein is MKPPETLARATLDTLPINVAVLDDDGTILVTNRAWREFAGVDDGDMQGVNYFETTDVEADEYAAEAVAGLKAVMDGDQDLFTLEYPCHTPEEKQWFLMRVAPLPPEEAGSVVVAHVDITQRKLAELDAERRSEQLRAERSKLEHLLDRLDGLVTAVVGDVMTAGSRSEIQQTVVDRLASVDSYRFAWIAEFDVRDETLRPAAVSAAGPDGDGTDVGIPVTDDDPVAVAARTETIQVETGEIRAVHRELAGEDVASLAAVPLVAGESLYGVLTVYADRDDVFDPRERAVLGAVGQAVSTAIDATETSRLLTADNFTELELQIRDDDVFFLSLARELGCRMEYGGSVAGEEESAMFFLVETDDPSAVCATAADHPQVSAVTHVSTTESTSLFEFTVADPPVVSLLADRGAETRDIVVTPDHAVVTAVLPAATETRAVVEHVRDAHPGTDLLSVRDRDEPPMSRQAFLATLEDDLTNRQLTALRKGYLGGFFEWPRDVSGEELAESMDICPSTFHQHLRAGERKLLEAVFETW
- a CDS encoding DUF7562 family protein; this translates as MFGSRTDREMVTCIACGERLSRSDAREYDKHGDRWDRRDKTFEYVCKACFGEMSRHPRGDLEATLDAAGAGETDRETFLEQFRELSRSESE
- a CDS encoding RNB domain-containing ribonuclease; the protein is MTTEDAQSAAGTPEGQGPVEIDEEVARHMENKREELFEKFGIRDEFPPEVLEEAEERTQDVQAEIQDEGEERRDLRDLTTWTTDPIDAQDFDDAISVEERDDEYVLWVHIADVTHYVNPDTAMWDEAVERGNTVYLPGYTIHMLPPVLAETVCSLVPNEDRLAHTVEMHLDKDDLGYDEIEIYKSVIESDARLTYTEAENLLDDPDSAGDHLEDDSVDLAEKTREVWELADRMHEQRKEEGSLVLNPARDRAHTIIEECMLKANKAVTHELMWGRGVEAMYRVHPQPSPDEWDEALVEIQELDGVSIPGSAWDDPRKAVNATLEDAPQRQLDKIQWAVMKVMPRAKYMNDPFGGHHALNFEIYGHFTSPIRRLSDLINHWIVYTNDVPEDLVALCDRASDRQKDAEQCEREYKQFLEEIGLDPSAVNNRGIEIVDEDEEEAAEE